A single Zootoca vivipara chromosome 1, rZooViv1.1, whole genome shotgun sequence DNA region contains:
- the NR1H3 gene encoding oxysterols receptor LXR-alpha isoform X1 gives MRSPTRATIMGPTQLMAQNHGKTACVFGMEEKGFALFHGSEIPPEHIENPPLKRKKGPAPKMLGNEVCRVCGDKASGFHYNVLSCEGCKGFFRRSVIKGAQYVCKNGGRCEMDMYMRRKCQECRLRKCHEAGMREQCVLSEEQIQLKKLKKQEDDQSRMVVVRQSSISPPNTPPKMTPEQLDMIEKLVAAQQQCNQRSFTDRLKVTPWPQISDPLHREARQQRFAHFTELAIISVQEIVDFAKQLPGFLELTREDQIALLKTSTIEVMLLESSRRYNPETECITFLKDLSYNRDDFAKAGLQFEFINPIFGFSKGMNELQLNDAEYALLIAISIFSADRPNVQDQPLVERLQHTYVEALHSYICIHRPNDHLMFPRMLMKLVSLRTLSSVHSEQVFALRLQDKKLPPLLSEIWDVNE, from the exons ATGAGGAGCCCCACAAGGGCAACCATCATGGGTCCCACACAGCTCATGGCACAGAATCATGGGAAGACAGCATGTGTATTTGGCATGGAGGAGAAAGGGTTTGCACTTTTCCATGGCTCAGAGATCCCACCTGAGCACATAG AAAACCCCCCTCTGAAACGGAAGAAGGGGCCAGCCCCCAAGATGCTTGGCAACGAGGTGTGCAGAGTGTGTGGGGACAAGGCCTCAGGCTTCCACTACAATGTCCTCAGCTGCGAGGGCTGCAAGGGCTTTTTCCGACGCAGCGTCATCAAGGGTGCCCAGTATGTTTGCAAGAACGGCGGCAGGTGTGAGATGGACATGTACATGCGGCGAAAGTGTCAGGAGTGCCGGTTGCGCAAATGCCACGAGGCAGGCATGCGAGAGCAAT GTGTTCTCTCTGAAGAACAAATCCAGCTGAAGAAGCTTAAGAAGCAGGAAGACGACCAGTCTCGGATGGTAGTTGTGCGCCAGAGCTCAATATCCCCCCCGAACACCCCTCCTAAAATGACACCGGAGCAGCTTGACATGATAGAAAAGCTTGTGGCAGCTCAGCAGCAGTGTAATCAGCGCTCATTCACCGACAGGCTCAAAGTGACG CCGTGGCCTCAGATTTCCGATCCTCTTCACCGCGAAGCACGGCAGCAGCGTTTTGCTCATTTTACGGAGCTGGCAATCATTTCTGTACAGGAGATTGTGGACTTTGCGAAGCAGTTGCCAGGTTTCCTGGAGCTCACCAGGGAAGACCAGATTGCTCTTCTGAAGACGTCTACAATAGAG GTGATGCTGTTGGAGTCATCTCGGCGCTACAATCCAGAAACAGAATGCATCACGTTTTTGAAGGACTTGAGTTATAATCGGGATGACTTTGCCAAAGCTG gccttCAGTTTGAGTTCATCAACCCCATCTTTGGATTTTCAAAGGGAATGAATGAACTGCAACTCAATGATGCTGAATATGCACTTTTAATTGCTATCAGCATTTTTTCTGCAG ACCGGCCAAACGTTCAAGACCAGCCCCTggtggaaaggttgcagcatacCTATGTAGAAGCCCTTCATTCTTACATTTGCATCCACAGACCAAAC GATCATCTAATGTTCCCACGGATGTTAATGAAACTGGTCAGTCTTCGGACTCTAAGTAGCGTCCATTCTGAACAGGTGTTTGCTCTTCGACTGCAGGACAAGAAGCTGCCACCCCTTCTTTCAGAGATCTGGGATGTCAATGAATGA
- the NR1H3 gene encoding oxysterols receptor LXR-alpha isoform X2, giving the protein MRSPTRATIMGPTQLMAQNHGKTACVFGMEEKGFALFHGSEIPPEHIENPPLKRKKGPAPKMLGNEVCRVCGDKASGFHYNVLSCEGCKGFFRRSVIKGAQYVCKNGGRCEMDMYMRRKCQECRLRKCHEAGMREQCVLSEEQIQLKKLKKQEDDQSRMVVVRQSSISPPNTPPKMTPEQLDMIEKLVAAQQQCNQRSFTDRLKVTPWPQISDPLHREARQQRFAHFTELAIISVQEIVDFAKQLPGFLELTREDQIALLKTSTIEVMLLESSRRYNPETECITFLKDLSYNRDDFAKADRPNVQDQPLVERLQHTYVEALHSYICIHRPNDHLMFPRMLMKLVSLRTLSSVHSEQVFALRLQDKKLPPLLSEIWDVNE; this is encoded by the exons ATGAGGAGCCCCACAAGGGCAACCATCATGGGTCCCACACAGCTCATGGCACAGAATCATGGGAAGACAGCATGTGTATTTGGCATGGAGGAGAAAGGGTTTGCACTTTTCCATGGCTCAGAGATCCCACCTGAGCACATAG AAAACCCCCCTCTGAAACGGAAGAAGGGGCCAGCCCCCAAGATGCTTGGCAACGAGGTGTGCAGAGTGTGTGGGGACAAGGCCTCAGGCTTCCACTACAATGTCCTCAGCTGCGAGGGCTGCAAGGGCTTTTTCCGACGCAGCGTCATCAAGGGTGCCCAGTATGTTTGCAAGAACGGCGGCAGGTGTGAGATGGACATGTACATGCGGCGAAAGTGTCAGGAGTGCCGGTTGCGCAAATGCCACGAGGCAGGCATGCGAGAGCAAT GTGTTCTCTCTGAAGAACAAATCCAGCTGAAGAAGCTTAAGAAGCAGGAAGACGACCAGTCTCGGATGGTAGTTGTGCGCCAGAGCTCAATATCCCCCCCGAACACCCCTCCTAAAATGACACCGGAGCAGCTTGACATGATAGAAAAGCTTGTGGCAGCTCAGCAGCAGTGTAATCAGCGCTCATTCACCGACAGGCTCAAAGTGACG CCGTGGCCTCAGATTTCCGATCCTCTTCACCGCGAAGCACGGCAGCAGCGTTTTGCTCATTTTACGGAGCTGGCAATCATTTCTGTACAGGAGATTGTGGACTTTGCGAAGCAGTTGCCAGGTTTCCTGGAGCTCACCAGGGAAGACCAGATTGCTCTTCTGAAGACGTCTACAATAGAG GTGATGCTGTTGGAGTCATCTCGGCGCTACAATCCAGAAACAGAATGCATCACGTTTTTGAAGGACTTGAGTTATAATCGGGATGACTTTGCCAAAGCTG ACCGGCCAAACGTTCAAGACCAGCCCCTggtggaaaggttgcagcatacCTATGTAGAAGCCCTTCATTCTTACATTTGCATCCACAGACCAAAC GATCATCTAATGTTCCCACGGATGTTAATGAAACTGGTCAGTCTTCGGACTCTAAGTAGCGTCCATTCTGAACAGGTGTTTGCTCTTCGACTGCAGGACAAGAAGCTGCCACCCCTTCTTTCAGAGATCTGGGATGTCAATGAATGA